A genomic window from Daphnia carinata strain CSIRO-1 chromosome 9, CSIRO_AGI_Dcar_HiC_V3, whole genome shotgun sequence includes:
- the LOC130688298 gene encoding uncharacterized protein LOC130688298, with the protein MVLTENELLMAITKSQSDRRIRFALSTRRKTANFSEQAACDREIQRYLSRKGTAAYRFNCCVVHQPWRFNQITATIDHGWDEFGPTNESLHAIYRTLPFYEQPNKDAFCNEQINDLNRNANRNEPRVNRNLVIEYDSDKPKGETSWGVRLLSCIFA; encoded by the exons ATGGTGTTGACGGAGAACGAGTTGCTCATGGCGATTACCAAGTCCCAATCGGACAGGCGAATTCGGTTTGCACTGTCCACGCGTCGAAAGACGGCAAACTTCAGTGAACAGGCTGCTTGCGATAGAGAGATCCAACGTTACTTATCTCGCAAAGGAACGGCGGCTTATCGATTCAACTGTTGTGTTGTCCACCAGCCATGGCGCTTCAATCAG ATAACAGCAACGATTGATCACGGATGGGACGAATTCGGACCGACTAACGAATCGCTTCACGCTATTTACCGCACCTTACCATTTTATGAACAACCAAACAAA GATGCGTTCTGCAACGAGCAGATCAATGATTTGAACAGGAACGCGAACAGGAACGAGCCTAGGGTCAATAGAAACCTTGTAATCGAGTATGACTCGGATAAACCGAAAGGCGAAACAAGCTGGGGTGTGCGCCTTCTTAGCTGTATCTTCGCGTGA